A genomic window from Bacteroidota bacterium includes:
- a CDS encoding type I restriction-modification system subunit M produces MTDNNQTQLGNTLWKIADELRGAMNADQFRDYMLSFLFLRYLSDNYETAAKKELGKDYPVLKESDKRTPLSVWYENNPDDVQEFEKQMRRKVHYVIEPSHLWNSIAELAKTQSKELLRTLQDGFKYIENESFESTFQGLFSEINLDSDKLGKNYEERNKKLCNIIQKIAEGINSFDKNIDYLGDAYEYLIGKFAAGSGQKAGEFYTPQRISDILSAIVTLDSQDPSKGEKKKIERVLDFACGSGSLLLNVRKKMTDAGGTIGKIFGQEKNITTYNLARMNMLLHGVKDTEFAIHHGDTLVNDWEILNEINPSKKLEFDAIVANPPFSYRWEPSEEMGQDFRFKSYGLAPKSAADFAFLLHGFHFLSKEGTMAIILPHGVLFRSGSEERIRRKLLEDGNIDTVIGLPANLFFSTGIPVSILVLKKCKKFDDVLFINAVDHFEKGKRQNNLLPENIDKIVETYRDRKEEIRYSRRVSMDEIIKNEFNLNISRYVSTSLDEEIIDLKEVNKKLVDLDKDITKARETHNKFLKELGLPPI; encoded by the coding sequence ATGACAGACAATAATCAAACACAATTAGGCAATACACTTTGGAAAATCGCAGACGAATTGCGTGGAGCAATGAACGCTGACCAGTTCAGAGATTATATGCTTTCATTTTTGTTCTTACGTTATCTAAGCGACAATTACGAAACAGCAGCAAAGAAAGAGTTAGGGAAAGATTATCCAGTCCTTAAAGAAAGTGATAAACGAACACCTTTGTCGGTTTGGTATGAGAACAATCCTGATGATGTTCAGGAATTTGAAAAGCAAATGAGGAGAAAAGTTCACTATGTAATTGAACCTTCTCATTTATGGAATAGCATTGCTGAATTGGCTAAAACACAAAGCAAAGAGTTGCTTCGCACTTTGCAAGATGGTTTTAAATACATAGAAAATGAATCTTTTGAAAGCACCTTTCAAGGATTATTTTCCGAAATCAATTTAGATTCTGATAAACTTGGCAAGAACTACGAAGAACGAAACAAGAAACTCTGCAACATCATTCAGAAAATTGCAGAAGGCATCAACAGCTTTGATAAAAACATTGACTATTTAGGCGATGCTTACGAATATCTGATTGGAAAATTTGCAGCAGGTTCAGGTCAAAAAGCAGGAGAATTTTACACTCCACAACGTATTTCAGACATTCTTTCCGCAATCGTAACGCTTGACAGCCAAGACCCAAGTAAAGGAGAAAAGAAAAAGATTGAACGAGTTTTAGACTTTGCCTGTGGCTCAGGTTCGTTGTTGCTCAACGTCCGCAAAAAAATGACAGATGCAGGTGGAACAATCGGCAAAATATTCGGACAAGAGAAAAATATCACAACTTACAACTTAGCCCGAATGAATATGCTTTTGCATGGAGTTAAGGACACGGAATTTGCAATTCATCACGGAGATACATTAGTAAACGATTGGGAGATTTTAAATGAAATAAATCCTTCAAAGAAATTAGAATTTGATGCCATTGTAGCCAATCCACCTTTCAGCTACCGTTGGGAACCATCAGAAGAAATGGGACAAGATTTCCGTTTTAAAAGTTATGGACTTGCCCCAAAGTCAGCAGCCGACTTTGCTTTTCTGTTACACGGTTTTCACTTCTTGAGTAAAGAGGGAACAATGGCAATCATTTTGCCTCACGGTGTTTTATTTAGAAGTGGTTCAGAAGAACGCATCAGAAGAAAATTATTAGAGGACGGAAACATTGACACGGTAATTGGACTTCCAGCCAATTTGTTTTTCTCGACAGGTATTCCAGTTTCTATTTTGGTTTTAAAGAAGTGCAAAAAGTTTGACGATGTTTTGTTTATCAATGCCGTTGACCATTTTGAAAAGGGCAAACGACAAAACAATTTACTACCTGAAAATATTGACAAAATAGTTGAAACATACAGAGACCGAAAAGAAGAAATCCGTTATTCTCGTAGAGTATCAATGGACGAAATCATTAAGAACGAATTCAACTTGAATATTTCACGCTATGTAAGCACATCGTTAGACGAAGAAATAATTGACTTAAAAGAAGTAAACAAAAAACTCGTTGACCTTGACAAGGACATAACCAAAGCAAGAGAGACACATAATAAATTTTTAAAGGAATTGGGACTTCCACCAATATAA
- a CDS encoding AAA family ATPase, which yields MRPELLKIKKADFEDKILSKLNKADKALFESNYVFDGAENVYNLKAGLSEAITNKLTFKLKSISFLPFLSIEELAEYLRELDKRYVLLFAYNGTGKTRLSMDFRQKGKEFDADGNVTERDTLYFNAFTEDLFSWDNDLDGDTHRRLLINKYSAFIAGVRALDMDNKIRPLIHRYSNFNFLIDYEYKDKDENEYWAVNFIREEIVAGTPQNVEFVKISRGEENLFIWCFFLAVAQLAIDRHQNYDWVKYIYVDDPVSSLDDNNTIAIAHHLGSMLKKGNGDVKSIVSTHHALFFNVVCNELGNNAPRLFLSKSDGVYFLKDTTDSPFFYHVSMIQDLQKAINADKIYTYHFYFLRTILEKAANFHGFNGFSDCIIIDDDDEEKKLFTRMVNNLNHGGYSMFEPKEMGEENKKYFKQIFKNFRTNYKFNEDLLEKPIETATA from the coding sequence ATGAGACCTGAGTTATTAAAAATAAAGAAAGCTGATTTTGAGGATAAAATATTGAGTAAACTCAATAAAGCAGACAAAGCTTTATTTGAGAGCAATTATGTATTTGACGGTGCTGAAAATGTTTACAATCTAAAAGCAGGATTGAGTGAAGCAATAACTAACAAACTAACCTTTAAACTCAAATCAATTAGCTTCTTACCATTCTTGTCAATAGAGGAATTAGCTGAATATTTACGTGAATTAGATAAAAGATATGTTTTACTATTTGCATACAATGGAACAGGCAAAACACGCCTATCTATGGATTTCAGACAAAAGGGAAAAGAGTTTGATGCAGACGGCAATGTAACAGAAAGAGACACTTTATATTTTAATGCTTTTACCGAAGACTTGTTTTCATGGGATAATGATTTAGATGGCGACACACATAGAAGATTGCTCATAAATAAATATTCTGCTTTTATTGCAGGTGTTCGGGCATTGGATATGGACAATAAAATTCGGCCTCTTATTCATCGCTACTCAAATTTCAATTTCCTTATTGATTACGAATACAAAGACAAAGACGAAAATGAATATTGGGCAGTTAACTTTATCAGAGAAGAAATTGTTGCAGGAACTCCTCAAAATGTTGAATTTGTAAAAATTTCAAGAGGCGAAGAAAACCTTTTTATATGGTGCTTCTTTTTAGCAGTAGCACAATTAGCAATAGATAGGCATCAAAATTACGATTGGGTAAAATACATTTACGTAGATGACCCAGTTTCTTCCTTGGACGACAACAATACAATTGCAATTGCACATCATCTTGGCTCTATGTTAAAAAAGGGCAATGGCGATGTAAAGTCAATTGTATCAACTCACCACGCTTTATTTTTCAATGTTGTATGTAATGAACTTGGAAATAATGCACCACGACTTTTTTTAAGTAAATCTGATGGAGTTTATTTTTTAAAAGACACAACAGACAGCCCATTCTTTTATCATGTTTCCATGATTCAGGATTTACAAAAGGCAATCAATGCAGATAAAATTTACACTTACCATTTCTACTTCCTCAGAACAATTCTTGAAAAGGCAGCTAATTTTCATGGCTTCAATGGCTTTTCAGATTGTATAATCATTGACGATGATGATGAAGAAAAGAAACTATTCACTCGAATGGTCAACAACCTGAATCACGGTGGTTATTCAATGTTTGAGCCAAAGGAAATGGGAGAAGAAAACAAGAAATATTTCAAACAAATATTCAAGAACTTCAGAACGAACTATAAATTCAATGAAGACTTACTTGAAAAACCAATAGAAACAGCAACAGCATGA
- a CDS encoding restriction endonuclease subunit S, whose amino-acid sequence MQNLLPQEGETVPKFRFSEFEDSAEWEETTLTQVADYENGKAHEQDIADDGKFIVVNSKFISQDGEVKKFTNTAFLPASKGDVLMVLSDIPNGKAIAKCFLVEEDNRYTVNQRICRITPRNVNSKILYYLLNRNPYFLAFDDGVKQTNLRKDDVLNCPLLIPEDPKEQDKIADTLSSIDDLINAQNQKLEALQLHKKGLLQGLFPSINNEE is encoded by the coding sequence TTGCAAAACCTATTGCCGCAGGAGGGCGAAACAGTTCCAAAATTTCGGTTCAGTGAGTTTGAAGATAGTGCAGAATGGGAAGAAACTACTTTGACCCAAGTTGCAGATTACGAAAACGGTAAAGCCCACGAACAAGATATTGCAGACGATGGCAAATTTATAGTTGTGAATTCAAAGTTCATTTCACAAGATGGCGAAGTAAAGAAATTCACCAATACCGCTTTTTTGCCTGCAAGCAAAGGAGATGTTTTAATGGTGCTGAGTGATATTCCAAATGGAAAAGCCATTGCAAAATGTTTTTTGGTTGAAGAAGATAATCGCTACACTGTTAATCAGCGTATTTGCAGAATTACGCCACGAAATGTCAATAGCAAAATTCTATACTATTTGCTAAACAGAAATCCATACTTTTTGGCATTTGATGATGGCGTAAAGCAAACCAATCTAAGAAAAGATGATGTTTTGAATTGTCCATTGCTTATACCAGAAGACCCAAAAGAACAAGATAAAATTGCTGATACACTTTCTTCAATTGATGATTTGATAAACGCACAAAATCAAAAATTGGAAGCTCTGCAACTTCATAAGAAAGGATTGTTGCAAGGTTTGTTTCCATCAATAAATAATGAAGAATGA